TGAACTACATACACTACTATAATTTAGAGTGGATATTGTAGCTCTTCTCTTGCTAGGCCTCAAATTCCCGCCGCACAGGGTGGGTCGACTAGAAGAGCAGTGGGATTGAGGGAGAGAATTTCCATACTTTAATTTAATAtttaataatatataaaaatataatataatataacaaTATGTTAGATATATAGAGTTATAGACATAgagatatagattaaaaaataaactttcttataataataataataatatatagtaGAAGGAATCGTGCTGTCCACACTAGTTTTGGTATGTGAGCTCTTGTGTATAAATACCAAGCCAGAGCAAGACTGGATGCATGCACCACCAGCCCACACAGCATCTCAAATATAACCTTCATATATTCACTCGCAGAGAGCGgagagagatatatatatagcagGCAAGGCATGGCGAAGGCGGTGGCGATGCTGATGGCCCTTGCGGTGGTAGTGGCGGTGAGCTCAGGCGGGGCATCAGCGGACTGCAACATCGCAGCGCTAGCGAGCTGCAATGCGGCGGTCATCCAAGGGGCGAAACCCACGGCGATGTGCTGCTCCAGCCTACGAGCGCAGGAGCCATGCTTGTGCACATACCAGAACAACCCAAAGTACGGCAAATACCACCCAAATGCCCGGAAAATGGTCACCTCCTGCGGCATGGCCATCCCCAACTGCTAGGCTACCTCTTGTGTGCATGtaacatatattatatatacatataaataAATCATCAATTTATTGAAGATGCATTTATCTATGCATGTCTCGATCGATCTGGCTATGTTGTCGTATTTAGTTTGTGCCTCATATGGACCATAATATAGTACCAAGAGCTAGTGATATTGTATATTTGTGTCATGATGATCCAAGATGTTTTTCATTAGCCGGCCCGGAACATTCGTGCCCAGATGTACGGCCCCCCAGCGTCGTCGTCCCTGCAGGCCCGCAAAAGCATCAGGATTTTCTTCCATTTAAGATCGAATAGAATAGTGTTCATAGTGTCTCtattacttaggccttgtttagttcccaaaaatttttaagattcctcatcacatcgaattttacggtatatgtatggtgcattaaatatacatgaaaacaaaaactaattgcacagttcatctgtaaatcgcgagacgaatcttttaagtctagttactccatgattgaacaatgtttgtcaaataaaaacgaaagtgctacagtgtcgaaaaccaaaaatttttgcaaactggACAAAGCCTTATTACTAGCAAATACATCGTGTGCTGCAACAGGGCGTGCTTGGTTGCGTTAACTTGCGGCTCAAAGAATTATTTAGCAATCCCGTCATATGTTTTAGTTCATCTTAAAATCCGACTTTATACCATGACTGAATGTGCACTGCTTCACCTTGTATGAAATAAATAGTATATGTACATGGCTTGTATattaatagattaaagatttaaagtatttcacatgatatagatgacatagttattttttataattaatatgggatgacacagacttagtggggaatgatgtgaataccttgcatgaagagatatttgtttatatatatattaaattattttaaaattttcttctAACATTCTTTGATACAAAGTCATCGATAATGATTTCAATATCAATCTGGATTATCACTAGCCGGTTCCTCCATAGCAACTATCGCCAATGCATCTGGATCTCTCGAAGTGCTTGCATTGCTCTTAGGAAATTTATGAAAAGCTCCTCTCTATGATTCTACAAAATCATCTATTTACTTTTTCTCGTAGCCAGAAGGATACTTTCTTGATTACACGGTACTGttaaaaaattaattaaagaaacaattaCTAACTATAATTTGATAAAGTACACAGATCACGTGATAAATAATTAGTAACCAAAATTTAAGATGAGATTCCTACCATACCTTGCTACCGTCTGCCGATCGACTGTCAAGTCTACACAGCCTGTTAGACTTGAAATTGCCGATTGATTGTTGAACGAACAAGGATGAAGGAACAACAATCACGTGAGAGCTTGACACCCTGAGACTGATACGTGAGATCAGGGCCTGGCAGCCTTGCTGTTGGTGCCTGCCGCTGCTTTATCTGATCTACTGAATGTGGACTAGGGATGTAAAAGGCGCGGCGACGGGTAGCCCGTCCTGTGTTCGCAAGCGCCCCATGCATCTGTACATGTTGATGGGTTTCTGCAGCGGCCCGTTCTCAATCTCAACCGCGTATAGCATGCGGCGTACGTTCTTTAATCCCGCGACAGCCCGTTTTGCACCGCTCGATCGCTAGCCTGCCTGCTCATGCATGCAGTAGTTTTACCCACATGCATCCCGCCGCATGCATGCTGTTGAGGCCAGGGCGCATGCATGCGGCAGCCCGCACGAGCCGCTAATGAAGACGCATGCAGGAGCTAG
This window of the Sorghum bicolor cultivar BTx623 chromosome 7, Sorghum_bicolor_NCBIv3, whole genome shotgun sequence genome carries:
- the LOC8067055 gene encoding non-specific lipid-transfer protein 2P, coding for MAKAVAMLMALAVVVAVSSGGASADCNIAALASCNAAVIQGAKPTAMCCSSLRAQEPCLCTYQNNPKYGKYHPNARKMVTSCGMAIPNC